Proteins from a genomic interval of Amycolatopsis sp. cg13:
- a CDS encoding TetR/AcrR family transcriptional regulator has product MSADPETPLRADAQRNRDQIIAAARVIFASHGPEVPMEEIARAAGVGVGTLYRRFPDRDALIRAVAVDNFAGVLDNAKRLSVEASSAWEALVQLLYHGAELQLSMQLAMLSQRAHEILKDDPEVAHLREAVLLEVDDLVVRAQAEGALRKDVGAGDVAVLFARIVRQLPAHRLKTPELATARSIAIMIDGLRAGPVTPLPGRPLGKDDLI; this is encoded by the coding sequence ATGAGTGCAGACCCCGAGACGCCGCTGCGGGCGGACGCGCAACGCAACCGCGACCAGATCATCGCCGCGGCTCGCGTCATCTTCGCCAGTCATGGTCCCGAGGTCCCGATGGAGGAGATAGCGCGCGCGGCCGGTGTCGGCGTGGGCACCCTTTACCGGCGCTTTCCGGACCGCGACGCGCTGATCCGCGCGGTGGCGGTGGACAATTTCGCGGGCGTGCTGGACAACGCCAAGCGGCTGTCGGTGGAGGCGTCGTCGGCGTGGGAAGCGTTGGTGCAGTTGCTGTACCACGGCGCGGAACTGCAGCTGTCGATGCAATTGGCGATGCTTTCGCAGCGGGCGCACGAAATTCTCAAAGACGATCCCGAGGTGGCGCACCTGCGCGAAGCGGTGCTGCTCGAGGTCGACGACCTGGTGGTCCGGGCGCAGGCCGAGGGGGCGCTGCGCAAGGACGTGGGCGCGGGCGACGTCGCGGTGCTGTTCGCGCGCATCGTGCGGCAACTGCCCGCGCACCGGCTGAAGACGCCGGAACTCGCGACTGCCCGCAGCATCGCCATCATGATCGACGGCCTGCGCGCCGGCCCGGTCACTCCGCTGCCGGGGCGGCCGCTCGGCAAGGACGACTTGATCTGA
- a CDS encoding cytochrome P450: protein MTEVAQSSRIQPEQAAFPMKRTCPFAPPPGYDRFRDARAHYVELEHSGQRTWVLNRHEDLRAMLNDPRFSSDRFNPGFPILFKNGQQRRPKLPPSLIAMDAPVHGPARRGVVGEFTVKRMKALQPRIQEIVDQHIDAMLAGDKPADLVSALSLPVPSLVICEQLGVPYSDHDFFQKHSSRILNRESTLDERTESVDEMQNYLSELVSAKETAPADDLLSRQIAKKREENDYDHDALVSLAFLLLIAGHETTANMISLGTVALLENPDALAAIKEDPGKTLDAVEELLRYFTIAEFATTRVALEDVDIAGVTIKAGEGVLGLSYAANFDPDVFPEPERLDITRGGRHHVAFGFGAHQCLGQNLARMELQIVFDTLFRRIPTLRLAAPVDQLPFKHDSGVFGLYCLPVTW from the coding sequence ATGACCGAAGTCGCCCAGTCCAGCCGCATCCAGCCGGAGCAGGCCGCTTTCCCGATGAAACGGACGTGCCCGTTCGCGCCGCCGCCGGGCTACGACCGGTTCCGCGACGCTCGCGCGCACTACGTCGAACTCGAACACAGTGGCCAGCGCACCTGGGTGCTGAACCGGCACGAGGACCTGCGGGCGATGCTGAACGACCCGCGCTTCAGCTCGGACCGCTTCAACCCCGGCTTCCCGATCCTGTTCAAGAACGGCCAGCAGCGCCGCCCGAAGCTGCCCCCGTCGCTGATCGCGATGGACGCGCCGGTGCACGGCCCGGCGCGGCGCGGCGTCGTCGGCGAGTTCACCGTCAAGCGGATGAAGGCGCTGCAGCCGCGCATCCAGGAGATCGTGGACCAGCACATTGACGCGATGCTGGCCGGCGACAAGCCCGCCGACCTCGTGTCCGCGCTCTCGCTTCCGGTGCCGTCGCTGGTGATCTGCGAGCAGCTCGGAGTCCCGTACTCCGACCACGACTTCTTCCAGAAGCACAGCTCGCGCATCCTCAACCGCGAATCGACCCTCGACGAGCGCACCGAATCAGTCGACGAAATGCAGAATTACCTGTCCGAACTGGTGTCCGCGAAGGAAACCGCACCGGCGGACGATCTGCTCAGCCGGCAGATCGCGAAGAAGCGCGAAGAGAACGACTACGACCACGACGCCCTCGTGTCGCTGGCGTTCCTGCTGCTCATCGCCGGGCACGAGACCACCGCGAACATGATTTCGCTCGGCACCGTCGCGTTGCTCGAGAACCCGGACGCGCTCGCCGCGATCAAGGAGGACCCGGGCAAAACCCTCGACGCCGTCGAGGAATTGCTGCGCTACTTCACCATCGCGGAATTCGCCACCACTCGCGTCGCTCTTGAGGACGTCGACATCGCGGGCGTTACCATCAAGGCTGGAGAAGGCGTGCTCGGCCTGAGCTACGCGGCGAACTTCGACCCCGACGTCTTCCCCGAGCCTGAGCGGCTCGACATCACCCGCGGCGGCAGGCACCACGTCGCGTTCGGCTTCGGCGCGCACCAGTGCCTCGGCCAGAACCTCGCGCGGATGGAACTGCAGATCGTGTTCGACACGCTTTTCCGCCGCATCCCGACGCTGCGCCTCGCCGCGCCGGTCGACCAGTTGCCGTTCAAACACGACTCCGGCGTCTTCGGGCTCTACTGCCTCCCGGTGACCTGGTGA
- a CDS encoding cytochrome P450 has product MTATEELRMPVARTCPFSQPEQYVRMREDSALHRVQIPGGKQAWVAARHEEARQILGDRRFSSDRFLPNFPFLAEGGAAILTNAKQKAMIGMDAPEHGEARREVLGEFTVKRVEAMRPRIQEIVDGLIDELLAGPKPADLVEKLSLPVPSLVICELLGVPYGDHDYFQERTMALIRRSTSVEDRKKASEELRGYLGGLVTAKEKDPTDDLLGRQIVKRREEGTYDHDAMIGLAFLLLVAGHETTANMISLGTIGLLENPGQRATIEADPGKTLLAVEELLRYFTIVEGATARVATEDVEIGGVTIKAGEGVLVLGYAANWDPEVFESPEKLDLERGARHHVAFGFGPHQCLGQNLARMELQIVFDTLFRRIPTLTCTLPADQLPVKKDATIFGLYQLPVTW; this is encoded by the coding sequence ATGACTGCCACTGAAGAACTCCGCATGCCGGTCGCCCGCACCTGCCCGTTCTCTCAGCCGGAGCAGTACGTCCGGATGCGCGAGGACAGCGCGCTCCATCGTGTGCAGATCCCGGGCGGCAAGCAGGCCTGGGTCGCCGCGCGGCACGAGGAAGCCCGGCAGATCCTCGGCGACCGCCGGTTCTCCTCCGACCGGTTCCTGCCCAATTTCCCGTTCCTCGCCGAGGGCGGAGCCGCGATTCTCACCAACGCCAAGCAAAAGGCCATGATCGGGATGGACGCGCCCGAGCACGGCGAGGCCCGCCGGGAGGTGCTCGGCGAGTTCACCGTGAAGCGGGTCGAGGCGATGCGGCCGCGGATCCAGGAGATCGTCGACGGCCTGATCGACGAGTTGCTCGCCGGGCCGAAACCGGCTGACCTGGTGGAAAAGCTGTCGCTGCCGGTGCCGTCGCTGGTGATCTGCGAACTGCTCGGCGTCCCGTACGGCGATCACGACTACTTCCAAGAGCGCACCATGGCGCTCATCCGCCGCAGCACCAGCGTCGAGGATCGCAAGAAGGCGTCCGAGGAACTGCGCGGATACCTCGGCGGCCTGGTCACGGCCAAGGAAAAGGACCCGACCGACGACCTCCTCGGCAGGCAGATCGTCAAGCGCCGCGAGGAAGGCACCTACGACCACGACGCGATGATCGGGCTGGCGTTCCTGCTGCTGGTCGCCGGGCACGAGACCACCGCGAACATGATCTCGCTCGGCACCATCGGGCTGCTGGAGAACCCCGGACAGCGCGCGACGATCGAGGCCGACCCCGGCAAGACGCTCCTCGCGGTCGAGGAATTGTTGCGCTACTTCACGATTGTCGAAGGCGCGACCGCGCGGGTCGCGACCGAGGACGTGGAGATCGGCGGCGTCACGATCAAGGCAGGCGAGGGCGTGCTCGTGCTGGGCTACGCCGCGAACTGGGACCCGGAGGTGTTCGAGAGCCCGGAAAAGCTCGACCTCGAACGCGGCGCGCGCCACCACGTCGCGTTCGGGTTCGGGCCGCACCAGTGCCTCGGGCAGAACCTGGCGCGGATGGAGCTGCAGATCGTGTTCGACACGCTCTTCCGCCGCATCCCGACGCTCACGTGCACGCTCCCGGCCGACCAGCTGCCGGTGAAGAAAGACGCCACGATCTTCGGCCTGTACCAGTTGCCGGTGACCTGGTAG
- a CDS encoding ferredoxin, which produces MKIIADTGKCVGAGQCVLTEPALFDQSEDDGTVIVLNDTPDGELIEKAREAVNICPSQALSLEE; this is translated from the coding sequence ATGAAGATCATCGCGGACACCGGCAAGTGCGTCGGCGCCGGCCAGTGCGTGCTCACCGAGCCCGCGCTGTTCGACCAGAGCGAGGACGACGGCACGGTCATCGTCCTCAACGACACTCCGGACGGCGAACTGATCGAGAAGGCGCGCGAGGCCGTGAACATCTGCCCGAGCCAGGCGCTTTCGCTGGAGGAGTGA
- a CDS encoding class I SAM-dependent methyltransferase → MPTLPRPEPHQHRTMAESFGVDPERYDRARPRYPDELVTAVLAASPGNEILNVGCGTGIEGRQFRVHGAVVLGVEPDERMAEFARRGFPVEVAKFEEWAPAGRTFDALVSGQAWHWVDPVAGAAKAAQVLRPGGRFAAFWHVFMPPEEISHALADALRRTMPDSPFSGNYLKSPSPDAYQPMLDKAAAGLAETGAFAETENWRYDWTQNYSRDEWLDLLATQGGVTVATPEQRDQVLAEVGAAIDARGGHLTTNYSTAVVTAVRLSS, encoded by the coding sequence ATGCCCACTTTACCCCGTCCCGAACCGCATCAGCACCGGACCATGGCGGAGTCGTTCGGCGTCGATCCCGAGCGCTACGACCGGGCCCGCCCGCGTTACCCGGACGAACTGGTGACTGCTGTCCTCGCAGCGAGCCCGGGGAATGAAATTCTCAACGTCGGCTGCGGAACCGGGATCGAGGGGCGGCAATTTCGCGTCCATGGCGCCGTGGTGCTCGGCGTGGAGCCGGACGAGCGGATGGCGGAGTTCGCCCGGCGCGGTTTCCCGGTCGAGGTCGCGAAATTCGAGGAATGGGCCCCGGCGGGAAGGACGTTCGACGCCCTCGTGTCCGGACAGGCGTGGCACTGGGTCGACCCCGTCGCGGGAGCCGCGAAGGCCGCGCAGGTGCTCCGCCCGGGCGGCCGGTTCGCCGCGTTCTGGCACGTCTTCATGCCGCCGGAAGAAATTTCGCACGCACTGGCGGACGCGTTGCGCCGGACGATGCCGGATTCGCCGTTCAGCGGCAACTACCTGAAAAGCCCCAGCCCGGACGCCTATCAGCCGATGCTCGACAAAGCCGCCGCCGGTTTGGCCGAGACCGGCGCGTTCGCGGAAACGGAGAACTGGCGCTACGACTGGACGCAGAACTACAGCCGCGACGAGTGGCTGGACTTGCTCGCGACCCAGGGCGGTGTGACCGTGGCGACGCCGGAGCAGCGCGACCAGGTGCTGGCCGAGGTCGGAGCCGCGATTGACGCGCGCGGCGGTCACCTGACGACGAATTACTCGACCGCCGTGGTGACCGCCGTCCGCTTGTCTTCTTGA
- a CDS encoding TetR/AcrR family transcriptional regulator: protein MPTGIHLRDVRAQLFDAAERVLLRAGPSGLTSRAVTTEADCAKGVLHRHFEDFDAFLAALVLDRIQRLEARADDLRAGTGDLVETVAEVLTEVFSSVAVSIVALITFRDELRHRLRAARPGPGIPLATDAANVLADYLAAERNLGRLVPDADVQTLAPTLIGAGHLLFADRTGEPPSEEAVRQMAATVLAGVLVSVDPG, encoded by the coding sequence TTGCCCACCGGGATCCATCTCCGCGACGTCCGCGCCCAGCTTTTCGACGCCGCGGAACGGGTTTTGCTGCGCGCGGGCCCGAGCGGTCTCACCAGTCGCGCCGTCACCACCGAGGCGGATTGCGCGAAGGGCGTGCTGCACCGGCATTTCGAGGATTTCGACGCTTTCCTCGCCGCGCTGGTGCTCGACCGGATCCAGCGTCTTGAAGCCCGCGCGGACGACCTGCGGGCCGGAACCGGCGATCTGGTCGAGACAGTGGCCGAAGTGCTCACGGAGGTCTTCTCGTCGGTCGCGGTGTCGATCGTCGCCCTGATCACCTTCCGCGACGAACTGCGGCACCGGCTCCGGGCGGCGCGGCCGGGCCCGGGGATTCCGCTGGCCACCGACGCGGCGAACGTGCTCGCGGATTACCTTGCCGCGGAAAGAAATCTCGGCCGTCTCGTTCCGGACGCCGACGTCCAGACGCTGGCTCCGACGCTCATCGGGGCGGGCCACCTGCTCTTCGCCGATCGAACCGGGGAGCCGCCGAGCGAGGAAGCGGTGCGGCAGATGGCGGCCACCGTCCTCGCTGGGGTGCTCGTGAGTGTTGATCCCGGTTAG
- a CDS encoding DUF3995 domain-containing protein — translation MSSKQAELSNWPGYAAAVWGAAFAVPSFVWATGNTFGATSTVSPSLVKLAQDRVPWFVTVLVITGLLKVFGAVIGISLTRPRGRWLSRTMVFCGAGAAILLAWHGGLFVVQGVLVKTGAVAVDPALSDLVGWYLYLWGPWFIAGGLAFAGTVALYLRHRDDRRTLTSYGVVGALGALALSVAAVATGIG, via the coding sequence ATGTCGTCGAAGCAAGCGGAGTTGAGCAACTGGCCGGGTTACGCCGCCGCGGTCTGGGGAGCCGCGTTCGCCGTCCCCAGCTTCGTCTGGGCGACGGGCAACACCTTCGGCGCAACCTCGACGGTGTCGCCGTCGCTCGTCAAACTCGCGCAGGACCGGGTGCCGTGGTTTGTGACCGTCCTGGTGATCACCGGTCTGCTGAAGGTTTTCGGTGCCGTGATCGGCATCAGCCTGACTCGACCGCGCGGCCGGTGGCTCAGCCGGACGATGGTGTTCTGCGGTGCCGGTGCGGCGATCCTGCTGGCCTGGCACGGCGGGCTGTTCGTCGTGCAGGGCGTGCTGGTCAAGACTGGCGCTGTAGCCGTCGATCCGGCTTTGTCTGACCTGGTCGGCTGGTACCTCTATCTGTGGGGGCCGTGGTTCATCGCTGGTGGTCTCGCGTTCGCCGGGACTGTCGCGTTGTACCTGCGGCACCGCGATGACCGACGCACGTTGACGAGCTACGGGGTGGTGGGCGCGTTGGGTGCGTTGGCCCTGTCGGTGGCCGCGGTGGCCACCGGCATTGGGTGA
- a CDS encoding ABC transporter ATP-binding protein gives MSAEVIYDKASRVYPGNPGVRAVDQLSLEVPDGEFLVLVGPSGSGKSTALRMLAGLEDVNEGAIRIGDRDVTDLPPKDRDIAMVFQSYALYPHMTVADNMGFALKLRGFSAADIKKRVDEAATMLDLSRFLDRKPKALSGGQRQRVAMGRAIVREPSVFLMDEPLSNLDAKLRVETRANIAKLQQRLGTTTIYVTHDQVEAMTMGDRVAVLKDGVLQQCDAPRSLYEKPANSFVAGFIGSPAMNLATLPLSDGGVQLGDLVVPLPTEVRTAAAGLSEIVFGIRPESLRLVGEADEGFELVVELVEELGADAYLHGKVGDDRFVVRVDGRTPPRIGDNVRVALRGEGETHAFDPKTTLRLG, from the coding sequence ATGTCCGCTGAAGTGATCTACGACAAGGCGTCGCGCGTCTATCCCGGCAACCCGGGCGTCCGCGCGGTCGACCAGTTGAGCCTCGAAGTGCCGGACGGCGAATTTCTCGTGCTCGTCGGCCCGTCCGGATCGGGCAAGTCCACCGCGCTTCGGATGCTCGCCGGGCTGGAGGACGTCAACGAGGGTGCCATCCGGATCGGCGACCGCGACGTGACCGACCTACCGCCGAAGGACCGCGACATCGCGATGGTGTTCCAGTCCTACGCGCTGTACCCGCACATGACGGTCGCCGACAACATGGGTTTCGCGTTGAAATTGCGCGGTTTCTCGGCGGCCGACATCAAGAAGCGCGTCGACGAGGCTGCCACGATGCTCGACCTGTCCCGTTTCCTCGACCGCAAGCCGAAGGCGTTGTCCGGCGGGCAGCGGCAGCGGGTCGCGATGGGCCGGGCGATCGTGCGCGAGCCGAGCGTGTTCCTGATGGACGAGCCACTGTCCAATTTGGACGCGAAATTGCGCGTCGAAACCCGCGCCAACATCGCGAAACTCCAGCAACGGCTCGGCACGACGACCATCTACGTCACGCACGACCAGGTCGAGGCCATGACGATGGGCGACCGGGTGGCCGTGCTGAAGGACGGCGTGCTGCAGCAATGCGACGCGCCGCGGTCGCTGTACGAGAAACCGGCGAACTCGTTCGTAGCCGGGTTCATCGGGTCGCCGGCGATGAACCTGGCGACGCTGCCGCTGTCCGACGGCGGCGTGCAGCTGGGTGACCTGGTGGTGCCGCTGCCTACTGAGGTGCGGACTGCGGCGGCTGGGCTGTCGGAGATCGTGTTCGGGATCCGGCCGGAGTCGCTGCGCCTGGTCGGCGAGGCGGACGAGGGCTTCGAACTGGTGGTGGAGCTGGTCGAGGAGCTGGGCGCGGACGCGTACCTGCACGGCAAGGTCGGCGACGACCGGTTCGTGGTCCGGGTCGACGGACGGACGCCGCCCCGGATCGGCGACAACGTCCGGGTCGCGTTGCGCGGCGAGGGCGAGACGCACGCGTTCGACCCGAAGACGACGCTGCGCCTAGGCTGA
- a CDS encoding carbohydrate ABC transporter permease, whose amino-acid sequence MTVATWIIAILFVFPLLWMILTAFKQENDAYTDPPKLFFTPTFDQISGVLNSGFLPYLGNSAFVTVISTLLVLLLGIPAAYALSLAPVKGTKNALGFFLSTKMLPIVAAIIPLYVISQNTNLLDTVWALIILYTAMNLPLAIWMMRSFFLEVPGEMIEAARIDGANLPTLLRKIIMPVVAPGIAATALICVIFSWTEFFYAVNLTAARAGTVPVFLVGFITSEGLYWAQLSAAALLASLPVMIVGWIAQNHLVRGLSMGAVK is encoded by the coding sequence CTGACCGTCGCGACCTGGATCATCGCGATCCTCTTCGTTTTCCCGTTGCTGTGGATGATTCTCACCGCGTTCAAACAGGAGAACGACGCCTACACCGATCCGCCGAAGCTGTTCTTCACGCCGACGTTCGACCAGATCTCCGGCGTGCTCAACAGCGGTTTCCTGCCATACCTGGGAAATTCGGCGTTCGTCACGGTGATTTCGACGCTGCTCGTGCTGCTGCTGGGAATCCCGGCCGCGTACGCGCTGTCGCTGGCGCCGGTCAAGGGCACGAAGAACGCGCTGGGCTTCTTCCTGTCGACCAAGATGCTGCCGATCGTCGCGGCGATCATTCCGCTGTACGTGATCTCGCAGAACACCAATCTGCTGGACACCGTGTGGGCGCTGATCATCCTGTACACCGCGATGAACCTGCCGCTGGCGATCTGGATGATGCGGTCGTTCTTCCTGGAAGTCCCCGGCGAAATGATCGAGGCGGCGCGGATCGACGGGGCGAACCTGCCGACGCTGCTGCGCAAAATCATCATGCCGGTGGTCGCGCCGGGTATCGCCGCGACCGCGCTGATCTGCGTGATCTTCTCCTGGACGGAGTTCTTCTACGCGGTCAACCTCACCGCCGCCCGGGCCGGCACGGTGCCGGTGTTCCTGGTCGGCTTCATCACCAGCGAGGGCCTGTACTGGGCCCAGCTGTCCGCCGCCGCGCTGCTGGCCTCGCTGCCGGTGATGATCGTGGGCTGGATCGCGCAGAACCACCTGGTGCGCGGGCTTTCCATGGGCGCTGTGAAGTAA
- a CDS encoding carbohydrate ABC transporter permease, with amino-acid sequence MSTLSVPAGTAPATAKPAAKKVTGSTGKRRLPLLPALIFVIAVTQIPFLLTVFYSFQSWNLVRPGSRHFVGFRNYVDVFTDATFLGALLNTVVLTVVCVFLSLLLGLGLAVLLDRKFFGRGFVRTLLITPFLILPAAGALLWKTTVFDPSFGLLHFVFGTDTDWLSQFPMAAVMAQIIWQWTPFMTLLILAGLQSQSKEVLEAASVDGASRWRTFVSITLPHLSRFLQLATLLGAIYIVNSFDAIFLMTQGGPGTASTNLPFYIYQRAFEGFDIGQSSAMGVVVVILTMIVATFALRLMFRAFSVDGGVK; translated from the coding sequence ATGAGCACCCTCTCCGTCCCCGCCGGAACCGCGCCGGCGACCGCGAAGCCCGCTGCGAAGAAAGTGACCGGTTCGACCGGGAAACGGCGGCTTCCGCTGCTGCCCGCGCTGATCTTCGTGATCGCCGTGACGCAGATTCCCTTCCTGCTCACCGTGTTCTACTCGTTCCAGTCGTGGAACCTGGTGCGGCCGGGCTCGCGGCATTTCGTCGGTTTCCGCAACTACGTCGACGTCTTCACCGACGCGACGTTCCTCGGCGCACTGCTGAACACGGTGGTCCTGACCGTGGTCTGCGTGTTCCTTTCGCTGCTGCTCGGGCTCGGGCTCGCGGTGCTGCTCGACCGGAAGTTCTTCGGCCGCGGATTCGTCCGCACGCTGCTGATCACGCCGTTCCTGATCCTCCCGGCGGCGGGTGCGCTGCTGTGGAAGACGACGGTGTTCGACCCGAGCTTCGGGTTGCTGCACTTCGTGTTCGGCACGGACACCGACTGGCTTTCGCAATTCCCGATGGCCGCGGTGATGGCGCAGATCATCTGGCAGTGGACGCCGTTCATGACGCTGCTGATCCTCGCCGGGCTGCAGAGCCAGTCGAAGGAGGTGCTGGAGGCGGCGTCGGTGGACGGCGCGAGCCGCTGGCGCACCTTCGTGTCGATCACGCTGCCGCACCTGTCGCGCTTCCTGCAGTTGGCCACGCTGCTCGGCGCGATCTACATCGTGAACAGCTTCGACGCGATTTTCCTGATGACACAAGGCGGTCCGGGCACGGCCAGCACGAACCTGCCGTTCTACATCTACCAGCGCGCGTTCGAGGGCTTCGACATCGGCCAGTCGTCCGCGATGGGCGTCGTCGTGGTCATCCTGACGATGATCGTCGCGACGTTCGCGCTGCGGCTGATGTTCCGCGCGTTCTCCGTGGACGGAGGAGTCAAGTGA
- a CDS encoding sugar ABC transporter substrate-binding protein, with protein MRKLLCLLAATALLVTGCAGAGAIGTGGRTLVVAIVSNPQMKDAISLKGEFEQANPGIKLKFVSLPENEARAKITASTATQGGEFDVVMISNYEAPQWAANGWLENLEPHMKATPGYDEADFIPSIRQSLSYENQMYAVPFYGESSFVVYRKDLFQKAGLNMPAHPTWQQIADFAAKLDDKQAGISGICLRGKPGWGESLAPFTTMANTFGGQWFDKDWNAKLTSPEFTQAANFYVNLLRDHGEVGASSAGFTECGTKYAQGNAAMWYDATSMTGTTEDPKSSHVSGKNGYVAAPVEKTQASGWLYTWSLGIPKVGKNKDDAWKFMAWMTNKEYAKKVGETYGWNRVPPGTRKSTYEIPQYKEAAKAYAQPTLDGIAAANQQKTMVNPVPYPGIQFVGIPEFQDLGTRVSQQLSAAIAGQTSVADALAQSQKYAESVGKSYQEVQR; from the coding sequence GTGCGTAAACTCCTGTGCCTCCTTGCCGCGACAGCGTTGTTAGTGACGGGATGCGCCGGAGCCGGGGCGATCGGCACCGGCGGGCGGACACTGGTCGTCGCGATCGTGTCCAATCCGCAGATGAAGGACGCCATCTCGCTCAAGGGCGAGTTCGAGCAGGCCAACCCCGGGATCAAGCTGAAGTTCGTCTCCCTGCCGGAAAACGAGGCCAGGGCGAAGATCACCGCGTCCACCGCCACCCAGGGCGGCGAGTTCGACGTGGTGATGATCAGCAATTACGAGGCTCCGCAATGGGCAGCCAACGGCTGGCTGGAGAACCTCGAACCGCATATGAAGGCGACGCCAGGGTACGACGAGGCCGACTTCATCCCGAGCATCCGGCAGTCGCTGTCGTATGAGAACCAGATGTACGCGGTGCCGTTCTACGGCGAATCGTCCTTTGTGGTCTATCGCAAGGACCTGTTCCAGAAGGCCGGGCTGAACATGCCGGCGCACCCGACGTGGCAGCAGATCGCCGATTTCGCCGCGAAACTCGACGACAAGCAGGCCGGCATCTCCGGAATCTGCCTGCGCGGCAAGCCGGGCTGGGGCGAGAGCCTCGCGCCGTTCACGACGATGGCGAACACCTTCGGCGGGCAATGGTTCGACAAGGACTGGAACGCGAAGCTGACCAGCCCGGAGTTCACCCAGGCGGCCAACTTCTACGTGAACCTGCTGCGCGACCACGGTGAGGTCGGTGCCTCCAGTGCCGGGTTCACCGAATGCGGAACGAAGTACGCGCAGGGCAACGCCGCGATGTGGTACGACGCCACGTCGATGACCGGCACCACGGAAGACCCGAAGAGCAGCCACGTCAGCGGCAAGAACGGTTACGTCGCCGCGCCGGTGGAGAAGACGCAGGCGAGCGGCTGGCTCTACACCTGGTCGCTGGGCATCCCGAAGGTCGGCAAGAACAAGGACGACGCCTGGAAGTTCATGGCGTGGATGACGAACAAGGAATACGCGAAGAAGGTCGGCGAGACCTACGGGTGGAACCGGGTGCCGCCGGGCACGCGCAAGTCGACCTATGAGATCCCGCAGTACAAGGAAGCCGCGAAAGCCTACGCACAGCCCACTTTGGACGGTATCGCGGCGGCCAACCAGCAGAAGACGATGGTGAATCCGGTGCCGTACCCGGGCATCCAGTTCGTCGGGATCCCGGAGTTCCAGGACCTCGGCACCCGGGTAAGCCAGCAGCTGTCCGCCGCGATCGCCGGTCAGACCTCCGTCGCCGACGCGCTCGCGCAATCGCAGAAATACGCGGAATCCGTCGGAAAGTCCTATCAGGAGGTGCAGCGATGA
- a CDS encoding zinc-dependent alcohol dehydrogenase family protein: MRAAIVDRPGEIRVGEVPDPKPGERQVVVKVGACGICGTDLHIADGHFPPTPYPIVPGHEFSGEIVELGADVPAEWKVGDRVAVDPSIYCGYCTPCRSGHGNLCANWNATGDTVNGAFAEYVAVPADTCYRMPDSMTWEQGALVEPVSCAVHGVRRIGVEAGERFLVVGAGTMGLIMQQLLLRAGAHVTMVDRNAARLPRATDLGAAAVASDVSELDDERFDAAVDCTGAAPAIEAAFNALHRGGRLLVFGVAPAEARVALSPFRIYNDEITIVGSMAVLNSYGNALDLVANGYIDTEALITDTLPLEQYPEALAKMRSGSGLKIQVLPGGGGGA; this comes from the coding sequence ATGCGCGCCGCGATCGTGGACCGGCCCGGGGAGATCCGGGTCGGCGAGGTTCCCGATCCGAAGCCCGGGGAGCGCCAGGTCGTCGTGAAGGTGGGTGCCTGCGGGATCTGCGGCACGGACCTGCACATCGCCGACGGGCATTTCCCGCCGACCCCGTATCCCATCGTCCCCGGGCACGAGTTCTCCGGGGAGATCGTCGAACTCGGCGCGGACGTGCCCGCCGAGTGGAAGGTCGGCGACCGGGTCGCGGTCGACCCGTCGATCTACTGCGGATACTGCACCCCGTGCCGGTCCGGGCACGGCAACCTCTGCGCGAACTGGAACGCCACCGGCGACACGGTCAACGGCGCGTTCGCCGAGTACGTCGCGGTGCCCGCCGACACCTGCTACCGGATGCCCGACTCGATGACCTGGGAACAGGGCGCGCTGGTCGAACCCGTTTCCTGCGCGGTGCACGGCGTGCGCCGGATCGGCGTGGAGGCGGGCGAACGCTTCCTCGTGGTCGGCGCGGGCACGATGGGCCTGATCATGCAGCAGCTCCTGCTCCGCGCGGGCGCGCACGTGACGATGGTCGACCGCAATGCCGCACGGCTTCCGAGGGCGACCGATCTCGGTGCGGCCGCGGTGGCTTCCGATGTGTCCGAATTGGACGATGAACGCTTCGACGCCGCAGTGGACTGCACTGGCGCGGCACCCGCCATCGAGGCCGCGTTCAACGCGCTTCACCGCGGCGGCCGGTTGCTCGTGTTCGGCGTCGCCCCGGCTGAAGCTCGCGTCGCGCTTTCGCCGTTCCGCATCTACAACGACGAAATCACCATCGTCGGTTCGATGGCCGTGCTGAACAGCTACGGCAACGCGCTCGACCTCGTCGCGAACGGCTACATCGACACCGAAGCGCTGATCACCGACACCCTTCCGCTCGAGCAGTACCCCGAGGCGCTGGCGAAGATGCGCAGCGGGTCCGGCCTCAAGATCCAGGTGCTGCCCGGAGGTGGTGGCGGTGCGTAA